A single Thermoanaerobaculia bacterium DNA region contains:
- the amrB gene encoding AmmeMemoRadiSam system protein B yields the protein MRALILLLPLLLGIPLFASVRSSAVAGSWYPGDPGALRKMVEGYLAEAGKEKRNGTISALIVPHAGYVYSAGVAAHAYSEVKGGSYDRVILLGTSHYSGHRGLSVGDYSAYQTPLGDIPVDREAVKKLLKHKGVSFIPSAHVREHSLEAQLPFLQVVLPNVPIVTILPGHATPLEDDPELVEAIREVVDDRTLVIVSTDFTHYGRRFDYVPFDQDIARRLKALDLGAFHLLSSSDPADFQMYLDITEASICGQRALRLLMSLFPGAKYELLKYATSGDLTGDYSTCVSYVAGAVIPAPGSPSKRQAAHPLSGSLDAGEKEVLLRLARATLEARLLGSGSLSDALLAVPSTGHLREIAGAFVTLNKDGNLRGCIGYIEGIKPLYQAVVDNAISASSRDYRFHPVKADELKDISVEVSVLSPLKPVDSWSEIKLGTHGVILQKGGRRAVFLPQVATETGWSLEEFLSHLAQKAGLPGDAWREGAEFEVFTAEVFHEGSEP from the coding sequence ATGCGGGCACTTATCCTTTTATTACCACTCCTTTTGGGTATTCCCCTTTTTGCTTCGGTACGCTCCAGTGCTGTGGCGGGTTCGTGGTATCCCGGTGATCCCGGAGCTCTGCGAAAGATGGTGGAAGGGTACCTGGCGGAGGCGGGGAAGGAAAAACGGAACGGAACCATTTCTGCACTGATCGTACCTCACGCCGGTTATGTCTATTCGGCCGGTGTCGCGGCCCATGCCTACTCTGAAGTGAAGGGAGGCTCCTATGACAGGGTCATTCTACTGGGTACGAGCCACTATTCGGGACACCGCGGGCTTTCCGTGGGTGATTACTCCGCGTATCAGACTCCTCTGGGGGATATTCCGGTTGACCGGGAGGCCGTGAAGAAGCTCCTGAAACACAAGGGAGTAAGCTTCATTCCCTCGGCCCACGTGCGGGAACATTCACTGGAAGCCCAGCTTCCCTTCCTCCAGGTTGTCCTCCCCAATGTGCCGATTGTGACGATCCTACCGGGACACGCGACGCCCTTGGAGGACGATCCCGAGCTGGTGGAGGCCATTCGAGAGGTTGTGGATGACCGGACCCTTGTCATCGTCTCTACCGATTTCACCCACTATGGGAGACGATTTGACTATGTCCCCTTCGATCAAGACATTGCGAGACGATTGAAGGCGCTGGACCTTGGAGCCTTTCACCTTCTTTCTTCTTCGGATCCTGCTGATTTCCAGATGTATCTCGATATTACGGAGGCGAGCATCTGCGGCCAGAGGGCTCTGAGGCTCCTGATGTCTCTCTTTCCCGGAGCGAAGTATGAACTCCTGAAGTATGCAACAAGCGGTGATCTTACCGGGGATTACTCCACCTGTGTGTCGTATGTGGCCGGTGCCGTAATCCCCGCTCCGGGATCACCATCGAAGCGCCAGGCTGCCCATCCGCTCTCAGGCTCTCTGGATGCAGGAGAAAAAGAAGTTCTGCTTCGTCTGGCCCGTGCAACCCTGGAGGCTCGCCTGCTGGGCTCCGGCAGCCTGTCGGACGCTCTGTTGGCCGTCCCTTCCACCGGGCATCTGCGGGAGATCGCGGGTGCTTTTGTGACGCTGAACAAGGACGGGAATCTTCGGGGCTGCATCGGGTATATTGAAGGGATCAAACCCCTGTACCAGGCCGTTGTGGATAACGCCATCTCCGCTTCGTCCAGAGATTACAGGTTTCATCCCGTGAAGGCTGATGAGCTCAAAGATATATCCGTTGAAGTGTCCGTGCTTTCTCCGCTGAAACCTGTGGATTCCTGGTCTGAGATTAAGTTGGGGACCCATGGAGTCATCCTGCAAAAGGGAGGACGTAGGGCCGTATTTCTCCCGCAGGTCGCCACAGAGACGGGATGGAGCCTGGAAGAGTTTCTCTCCCATCTGGCCCAGAAGGCAGGATTGCCGGGGGATGCCTGGAGGGAGGGAGCGGAGTTCGAAGTCTTTACCGCGGAGGTGTTTCATGAAGGATCTGAACCGTAG
- a CDS encoding DUF362 domain-containing protein, producing MKDLNRREVLVGLAGMPLLLAAGKSPSKTPVIRLSETPTAANLSLGLNALCTGKSSFLKEELRPSDIVGIKLNCLAGRRLSPRPELVDSLVALLTEAGIKPSNIYVFDRSDRELVKAGFPLSPDGKGPRVVGINQDYEKEVSESGPVGSCYATLVTRTVTRLINVSVLKDHDLAGVSVGMKNFYGVIHNPNKYHMDACSPYVAHVVNHPSIRTKLVLTVIDASVAQYHGGPAYNPRYTWKEGAIYMARDPVALDAVGWDRIEKVRKEKGMASLKAEKREPAYIAAAQALGLGTADLSAIEVVSL from the coding sequence ATGAAGGATCTGAACCGTAGGGAAGTTCTCGTTGGCCTGGCGGGAATGCCCCTTCTCCTGGCGGCCGGAAAATCACCATCAAAAACTCCGGTTATCCGATTGTCGGAGACGCCGACAGCCGCAAACCTATCCCTGGGATTGAACGCTCTGTGCACGGGAAAGAGCTCGTTCCTTAAAGAAGAGCTGAGGCCGTCGGATATTGTGGGAATTAAGCTGAATTGCCTGGCGGGACGCAGGCTTTCCCCCCGCCCGGAGCTGGTCGATTCCCTCGTTGCCTTGCTGACGGAAGCCGGGATCAAACCCTCGAATATCTACGTTTTTGACCGCTCCGACAGGGAGCTGGTCAAAGCGGGTTTTCCTCTGTCCCCGGATGGGAAGGGACCCCGAGTTGTCGGGATTAATCAGGATTATGAAAAGGAAGTTTCGGAGTCCGGACCTGTGGGGAGCTGTTATGCCACCCTTGTAACCCGCACTGTAACCCGGCTGATCAACGTGAGCGTACTGAAGGATCACGATCTCGCCGGCGTTTCCGTGGGAATGAAAAATTTTTACGGCGTCATCCACAATCCGAACAAATATCACATGGATGCATGCTCTCCCTACGTGGCCCATGTCGTCAACCACCCCTCCATTCGCACAAAGCTTGTACTGACAGTCATCGATGCTTCGGTGGCTCAGTACCATGGGGGGCCGGCCTACAATCCCAGGTATACCTGGAAAGAGGGCGCAATCTATATGGCCCGTGATCCCGTTGCCCTCGATGCGGTGGGGTGGGATCGGATCGAGAAGGTTCGAAAAGAAAAAGGAATGGCCTCGCTGAAGGCCGAAAAACGAGAACCGGCCTACATCGCTGCAGCCCAGGCCCTTGGCCTGGGTACGGCGGATCTTTCTGCAATCGAGGTTGTTTCCCTTTAG
- the aspS gene encoding aspartate--tRNA ligase, with product MARRYCGTLREEDNGTHVLLFGWVQRVRELGGLRFVLLRDREGSVQVVGDSSLNPAVFSAMGSLGGEDVVRIEGEVRERPKDMVNRSMVTGGIEVVARSLTVLSKSEVPPFVIEDEVKASEELRLTYRYLDLRRPWMNRNLYLRHRAAMEIRKHLSDHGFIEVETPMLTRSTPEGARDFLVPSRVHRGQFYALPQSPQLFKQLLMVSGLDRYFQVVRCFRDEDLRADRQPEFTQIDMEASFITPDDLFTIIEGLLQKVFALVDVSLPVPFARISYTEAMEKYGSDRPDMRIPWIIQDLSTIFEGTEFRVFQSVMENGGTIRGLHVPGAEFSRKDLGELEEGVKKLGLGGLAWIRWKEDVESSFRKFITDDQIQAMKKMFHPEMGGGMTFVAAGPAKTALSALGWLRLHLADRLNVIPPQSFSPVWVVDFPLVEWNEEESRLDPLHHPFTSPHPEDIPLMDTEPLKVRALAYDVVINGNEIGGGSIRIHTSDLQQKLFTMIGIGEEEAKEKFGFLMDAFRYGAPPHGGIALGFDRLVMLLAGAASIRDVIAFPKTTTASCLLTRAPADVDERQLKELGIDLTHRE from the coding sequence ATGGCACGAAGATATTGCGGAACCTTACGAGAAGAGGATAACGGAACCCACGTCCTGTTGTTCGGATGGGTCCAGCGCGTCCGCGAACTGGGAGGACTTCGGTTTGTTCTCCTCCGGGACCGCGAAGGATCGGTCCAGGTTGTGGGAGATTCCTCCTTGAATCCGGCGGTTTTTTCGGCAATGGGCTCTCTGGGCGGCGAAGATGTTGTACGAATCGAGGGAGAGGTTCGGGAGAGGCCGAAGGATATGGTGAATCGTTCCATGGTCACAGGCGGTATCGAAGTTGTTGCCAGATCCCTCACCGTCCTATCAAAATCCGAAGTTCCCCCCTTTGTCATTGAGGACGAGGTCAAGGCCAGTGAAGAATTGCGTTTGACCTATCGCTATCTCGACCTTCGCCGGCCCTGGATGAACCGGAACCTCTATCTACGCCACCGGGCCGCAATGGAAATCCGGAAACATCTTTCGGACCATGGATTTATTGAGGTCGAAACCCCGATGCTGACCCGCTCCACCCCGGAGGGAGCCAGGGACTTTCTCGTTCCGAGCCGGGTCCACCGCGGCCAGTTCTATGCTCTGCCGCAATCCCCACAGCTCTTTAAACAGCTGCTGATGGTGAGCGGGCTGGATCGATATTTCCAGGTTGTAAGGTGCTTCAGGGACGAAGATCTTCGGGCCGATCGACAGCCTGAATTTACCCAGATCGATATGGAAGCCTCCTTTATCACGCCCGATGATCTGTTTACGATTATCGAGGGATTGCTTCAGAAGGTCTTTGCCCTGGTGGATGTTTCTCTTCCGGTTCCCTTTGCCCGAATCTCCTACACGGAAGCTATGGAAAAGTACGGCTCCGATCGTCCGGATATGAGAATTCCCTGGATAATTCAGGACCTTTCCACGATCTTCGAGGGTACGGAATTCCGTGTCTTTCAGTCAGTCATGGAAAATGGAGGCACAATTCGGGGACTCCACGTTCCGGGTGCTGAATTTTCCAGGAAAGATCTCGGGGAACTCGAGGAGGGAGTGAAAAAGCTCGGTCTCGGTGGATTGGCCTGGATCCGCTGGAAGGAGGATGTGGAAAGTTCCTTCCGTAAATTCATTACCGACGATCAGATTCAGGCGATGAAGAAGATGTTCCATCCCGAAATGGGAGGAGGTATGACCTTTGTCGCGGCCGGACCCGCGAAGACGGCTCTCTCTGCTCTTGGATGGCTTCGGCTCCATCTTGCCGATCGACTGAATGTGATCCCTCCGCAGTCTTTTTCTCCTGTATGGGTCGTGGACTTTCCGCTCGTGGAATGGAACGAAGAAGAGTCAAGGTTGGACCCCCTGCATCATCCTTTCACATCCCCGCACCCGGAGGATATTCCTCTCATGGATACGGAGCCACTGAAAGTCAGGGCTCTGGCCTACGACGTTGTGATCAACGGGAACGAGATTGGCGGCGGCTCGATCCGAATCCATACGAGCGATCTCCAGCAGAAGCTCTTTACGATGATTGGAATCGGCGAAGAAGAGGCGAAGGAAAAATTCGGCTTTCTCATGGATGCCTTTCGGTACGGTGCACCTCCCCACGGAGGAATAGCCCTGGGTTTCGATCGCCTGGTCATGCTCCTGGCCGGTGCCGCCTCCATCCGTGATGTCATTGCCTTTCCAAAGACCACGACGGCATCATGCCTGCTGACCCGGGCCCCTGCGGACGTGGATGAAAGACAGCTGAAGGAACTGGGAATCGATCTTACCCATCGGGAATGA
- a CDS encoding pyridoxamine 5'-phosphate oxidase family protein, translating into MTREDFLERINRDDSFGYLATLDVDQPRVRPIALRFHMGKLHFCTYTNSDKVSQILANPRVEAAWTFEDMVHIRVAGKARIVEDPAVKTSFLESFPLFKRYFPSPNVPDYMLVEMNGCNVKVSTDETEDQSFIL; encoded by the coding sequence ATGACGCGAGAGGATTTTCTTGAACGAATCAACCGGGATGACTCCTTTGGCTACCTTGCAACCCTGGATGTAGATCAGCCGCGAGTGCGTCCTATTGCCCTTCGTTTTCACATGGGCAAACTCCATTTCTGTACCTATACCAATTCCGATAAGGTCTCACAGATCCTCGCGAATCCCCGGGTAGAAGCCGCATGGACCTTTGAAGATATGGTCCATATTCGAGTCGCTGGAAAGGCCAGGATTGTGGAGGATCCGGCCGTAAAAACTTCCTTCCTGGAGTCCTTTCCCCTCTTCAAACGCTACTTCCCCTCCCCGAACGTGCCGGACTACATGCTGGTGGAGATGAACGGCTGTAACGTAAAGGTTTCCACGGACGAGACGGAAGACCAGTCCTTTATCCTCTGA